Part of the Toxotes jaculatrix isolate fToxJac2 chromosome 1, fToxJac2.pri, whole genome shotgun sequence genome, ATCTGAAGGATTTCAATGTGTTCCTCACAATGAGACATACAGATTTTACACTGGGGACAGTGAGCTCTGTTAATAAACCGACACGTACTGGGAGAGGAAAAAGTAGAACTGGTGTGTCTCTATTATTTTACGGTGTCAGCGTTTGGAGGTAAAGGTAGGGAGTGCTTATTGGTGGAAAAACTTGGAATTCACGCTGTGGTTCTTTTGGTTTTCCTCTCATTTTAGATGCAATGGTGGCTACCCCTCATCAGCCTGGGACTTCTGGACCAAAGAGGGACTTGTCTCTGGAGGTCTCTATAACTCCCACATTGGTGAGTTTTGTCTCTGTTGGACCTGTAGAGTGGCACACATGAGTATGTGTGGCGTCTACAATTCTGACTCCACCTCTGTGTCAACAGGTTGCCGGCCCTACACCATCGCCCCCTGTGAGCACCATGTGAATGGCAGCAGACCACCCTGCACTGGAGAGGGTGGAGACACACCCCAGTGCATCTACAAGTGTGAACCTGGATACACACCCAGCTACAGAGAGGACAAGCATTATGGTAAGAAAGGAATTTTGATCACCTTAAACAAGAGCTTGGGAGGGAACATTGACTCTGTCTCTTTGCATACTCATCAGTAGTTACTccagaaaaggagaaatgaaatCTAACATTTCAACTGTATTTCATGCCTGCCCAATGACAGAAGAAAGAGCTTCCTTACTtagtttattgttattattttaatagCAAACATTCTCTGTTAAAGTGTGATTTATTATCTTGAAATATGTAAGAGACCATATTGCATACATTCATGAATGTGTCTGTAAAGTTCATTAGAAATTCAGTTACTTAGTTATTGTATTAATAGTTGTTGTTAATGATGATAATACTAATGGTATCAGTAGTCACAGTGTTATCTATCTATGACTGATGGGCATACATTTACACTGACTGGCTTagacacatatacagtatgtattagATATCTGATACAGAGAAACCGTTTATGTTCTAACATGAAACTAACCCTAATGATGGTGAGCAACTCTAAATGTGTTGCAGGTAAAACATCTTATACAGTGGAGGCAAACATGGAGCAGATTCAGTATGAGATTTATAAGAACGGCCCAGTAGAGGGAGCCTTTTCCGTCTATGAAGACTTTGTGCTGTACAAGTCCGGTAAGAACACACGCACCATTGTCAGACAAATGCAGTATAAAAGTATGTATCtataaatgtaaatgctgaATGCAGATTTTGCTCAGTGATTCAGTAAACTGATGTTTCTGACATTCTCTCACACTTGAACTCATACTCTTGCTGACCCTCTCTTGCATTGTGTTCttagccttgtgtgtgtgtttttttttttttctttctccaggtGTGTATAAGCATGAGTATGGGTCTCTTGTGGGTGGCCATGCCATCAAGATCCTTGGTTGGGGGGAGGAGGATGGCGTTCCCTACTGGCTCTGTGCCAACTCCTGGAACACTGACTGGGGTGACAACGGTGAGCAGTGACGtcgtttactttttttttcttttcataaagACTGTCATTCACACAGTGATAGCTTTTATTATAAACAGTAACCCTCCTACTTATATGCACGCCGGCAATGCAATAGTAGTTATTGCGATAAGTCTAACGCACTAACTGCAGCGTCAAATGGCCACATTGCTGAATCAACATTTCTCTTACAGTGTCAGAAAAACTTTGTAACCTTCATCATGACAGATTTATGAAAGGCTGTTGCATTAGATTGCATTAGATCGTACAAGTTTACCTAATAAACTGTTCAAATTTGGTGCATGTCCAACTTCACTAAATTCATCTTATGGTTCACAAGATATGACGCATTTCTGTCATTTAAACTACATATTGTTATATGGAGTGGTTATACTTTATGTCATGTACAATATTAGACTAGTACACACTGGTTGCTACATTAATAAATCAATGATTCAAATGCAAACACGTAATTGTTGGTGTTGGAGCTGTTCAGTGTTTCATTAGCTAAAACTGAGCTAATTTAGCTCTAAACTGTCTTATTGTCTGTTTCTTGTCTCTGGTTTCAGGATACTTTAAAATCCTGCGTGGTGAAGATCACTGTGGTATTGAGTCTGAGATCGTGGCGGGCATTCCCAAATAAAACTTAAGGTAAGACAAGGAAACACATAATGGAAATATAAAGTAATCAAACAAACCTGTGTTAGAAGTAGAGTAAATCTCTGCCATTCTTTTGCAGCCTCCTTAATGTAATCTCATTTACCAGACTGGAATGCATGGATTTGTATTTGTACACAAGCCTTACAGGTCTAAATTAACTGTTGACCCCTTTTTTATCCCAGTGTCTTTAATTTCAAGTCTGAGAGGCTATTGTTTTTGTGAAATCCTCAACAAATGTTTATCAGTATGAATGTGGCCTGAAGTCTGTGCCTTTCTAACTCTGTGTTTGTATTCTTGCAGGTTTGAGCTGCAGTAACCATATCTTAATCACTAGATGGTGACACACCTCTGCTTTTAGTTATTACTTTTAAAGCCCACTGGTCGCCTTGCACACATGACATGGTTTTCTTTCTACAGCAgactaaaaaaaactaaagcacAACCTTCACTTCATGTTGGTGGATTAGCAAATGGGGTATGACAGCAACTATGTGGCTGCTGAAGCACTGTTGAATTGAAGGTGAATGAGCTGCTGTTAGGTCTTGTTCCTTAACCACTTAAAACAAGGCCAATCAAAAAGTTGCAcgagaagaaaatgttttttttttagatatgcatgtgcatttcatttcatctcaggTGATCAGACTGTCACTGTTAGAAGTGAATTTgacaccttgtttttttttttttaattggttgGTGAAAATGCTGGCCTTTTATGGTAGAGGtctgtttgtttgaatgtgtcTGATTTTAAATAATCACAGTTGTCaaattgactgtttttgtttcttagtCCCACTGCAACTCCATAATGTCTGACTATACTCATTGTAAGTGGTGCCTGttagtgtttttaaattttagtgttgaaaaatgaaactttttttaaacGTATGGTTGGAAATTAATTGCTGTGTCTTTATTGTCTGCCTGTATTGATCAAAAATATTGGCACAATACTGTTATATTCTGaatcaaataaaacattctTTGGTTTGCAGTATGGTGTTATTACTCTTGGACATGTATGCTTGCGTTTTAAATCGAGCAATCAGCATTTTATCTGACTGAGGAGAAGCCTCCCACACCTGATGGGAGTGACTCATTCTGAATGTGGGTCAAGATGTGATAGATGGGTGGAAAAGTAGATGCAAGTCAAAACTATTCTGAGGGTAGATGATAAACATTGTTGGTTTCTGCTGCATCTAAACATTTAGTCCAAACTGGGCCTAAAAAACCCTAAACTGACTTGCAGTGAATGGAACTGTGTGATATGACAAACATTGATGGTGAAGCAAAGTTACCAAACTGTTTGCTGCATGCAGTGGTGAAAGGAGTACTCAGTACTCTTTTGCCGACGTAAAAGTAGCAATACAACTTTACAGAAATGCTCCATTACTAGTAAAAATCATACATTCAaattttttaaaggaaaagtaaTAACATCGAAATGTAGGTGAAGCAGGTGGAGTACTCATTATATAGACTGGCCTGTTTCAGACTAATATAGATTATATCACTGGTTTATAATCACTGACACATTAATGTGTACATCCCTTTAATTTTGCAGCTGGTGAAGATGGGGCTAGTTTTAGTTACTGCCAGGTagcttgtgatttttttccccgaCAATCAATAAAGTCTGAATTAGTCTGAATCTGCAACGTAACTAGTAAATGAAGTTATCAAATACATTTGGTACAGGAGTAAAAAGTGCAATATGTGCCACAATATTTTAAGTATAAAGAAGCAGGTGAAGGAAATACTggagtacctcaaaactgtacaagctcaaaaaaaaaacaatgctgtaAAAGATCAGAATCGTGCATTAAGCTTTGCCTCTTCCGCCTTGttgtcagcaaaaacaaacactcccTCTTTGTAgtggaataaataaatgtgctCGTTTCGTACACCGGCGTTCGCCCAGTCATCAACCTTAACATTGGTGCTTTGGCACAGGCTCGGTGGTGGTGTTCCTGATTCATTCGCTGAAAACCTGGATTTTGCTCAGTATCCGTCCAGTGGAGCCATACCCGGGAAACCCCggttacaaaaacaaacacactccaaCCCTCATCTCTTTACGTGCGGAGCAGGAGAAAAGCGCTTGTTCAGTGTGAGCTACCGTAGCCAGCCGACGAGCGTGCGATGGAGGGGGGAAGCAGGGTTTCGTGGATGAAATATGGGCCTGTCGTGTCCCTGTTCGTGGTTCTTTTGGCCATCTGGTTCCGGTCACCCCAGAATGAAGTTTTAGACGACCGGTTGGACACGGTCCTGTCCTCTTTGCTGCGGGCTGAACGGAAAGTCGGGGTGAACAACGCCGCCAGACCGAAAGTGGCTGTTGGTAAGCGGTGggagctagctaacgttagctaacctAACCCGATTTCAGGGGTTCCTGATGACTTAGTTTTTATAATCGTGTTTCGAAATTAAAAGCAGTCAGAATATCTGCAATAGAAGTTAGTAAGTTGCTAACTTTAGTCATTGCTCCAACTCACTGAAAACTGATTGTTAATTCTGCATATTGTAACTTGAAATTAATCTAATGTTAATGTTGCAGCGTTAACCTGAAACTTATGAGGGATATTGAACTTTAAGAAAACTGCGGGGGAACTTTGTTTTATGTGACCTGGCAGTAGGTTTTACATGACTAAGTTATAATTCGTATTCATTTTTGCGCAATATATTAGGAGCATGTGTTTGTCGGGAAATGAATGACCAAGAATGATCATGGAGATCTGAACTAATGTAACTATGTTCGAGACAGACCCAGCACAGTGGAAAGTTGTTtgatgaaggagaagaggaggaggttaAAAAGCTGTGACCATGAATGATCTGCAGTCACCAGATCCCATTCCAGATCAGCAGTTTGTGTGACCAGTTGAGACCAGTTTGTTGTGAGAGGACTTCCTCAGCCAAATGAACTCGACATGTTTGAACTGATGCAGGGACTAGAAAAGTTATTGGAAATGTGGGCAATGTGGTGTCAGTATTTGTGCCTTGAATGTAGGTTAATTTGGCCATAATAACCATAATGTCTCCATTATGTCACTAGTATAGATGGTTGCCTAGTTGTGACATATATGGAATCAACCATAGCCTTGTACCCACACCTTTAAACAAATGCCTGGTAATATTGTGGGTGGTGCCATGAAGGGGTTGGTGCCATGAGTGAGAGTGACTGGCAATTACCAAGACCCTTCTTCCACTGTTAGCAGTGAGCACCAAGCCATTACCGTATTACAAGATGGGATTCCTCACCTGAGGACAATCTGTTTTAGACAGGTTACAGCAAACATAGTAATTAGAGTGAtcaatctttgttttgtttgtaatgaTCTTATCCTAAAATCTTGTCCTTTGAACCTTGATACAAACACGCAACAGAAGTGATCACCATATCTGTCCAACCTTTACCCAACAACAGGCTCAGCCACACCATCAGACCTGTAACATTGTAGTAATTTAGAATTAGATATAATAATATCATAAGTCAGCCTAGTcacataataaaacaattttttttaggtttatcTTTTTGTATTGCTATTGAGAGTGTCAGGTAGTAAAGTTAGCACTACAACACAATTCAAAGTAGTGCCCTGttgacaaaacaacaaaaagcacaatAAAATGCACCAACAGTGCTGACCACATGAGGACAAATATACAAAGGTCAttttagcttttatttacaGCATGTTGTAAGAAAATACTCCTGCTTGACTTGCTAAAAGCGAAGAAAGGCAATTTAGCAGCTTGAAGTTACTCAAGTCAGCCTTTGTCAAATATTCAAAACTAATTTCAGAGTGGGATTTTTGCCTTTTGGCTTCTCTCGCAGGTTGCCCACAGACAGGTGATTTATCTGGGTTTGTTGCCCACCATGGTGGCCTTTGTTCACCCTTACGACAGAAAATATTTGTCTGTGACAGCTAGGAGTTGATGAGACAGATGTTTGATCCAGCAGCTGAAACTGTACCATTTCAGATCATGTGTCTAAAAGAAAATGCCTGTGTGATTCACAATCTTCTCCTTGTCCCCTTTTACCCTTAGGCcatctcatcctctctctcataCTGGTCAAAGAAGTTGAAGTGTATACTTGCatggttttattgtttatttatctcTCTTTGTGCTCCTCTCTTTGTGTTGCCCCTCTCCTTCATCCACAGGGTTTGGAGGTTGTGTTGACCTGATCGTGGATGGGGTATCCTTGCTTAATAAGATCAGCCTCCCTCCCACAGACCAGCCCCTGCATCACGAGTACCtagaaaacacagaacagttGGCTCAGAGCTTTGCCTACTTCTTTGCAccaggagctgctgcagagtaagtggtgtgtgtgtgtgtgtgtttatttctttgtgtgaaTAAGGGCTGGCCATTACATTTGTGTGGACTAGTTCAGGTAATTAATCCTAAAGTCATACAGGACATGTCCTcttgcaaatatttttatttactttagtCTTCTTTGTGCTGAGACTGGTTATCTGAGTTTTCCTGTTTATATGCAACatatatttcagtgtgtgtgtgatttgataAGAAATGGAGGGAATGTGAAGTAGATAAACAGTTTGGGGGGGGTGAGGCCAGCCAAGAGAAAATTTAAAACCATTTCCTTCTTGCACCCGTTAGGCTTCTGTgctcctgtgtctctctctcatgctgtttcacaaacacactcacatgccaCCATGAAAGTGtaggatttttttaaagatacatCTCATTTGCCTatgtttcacacaaaatagACTGGCCAAGTAAAAGCTATGAGTTTTAAAGTCATTGCTTTAGCTAGTTtgagtgtgttttactgtgtttgtcacttcattgttttttttaatagttagTTGTAGTCATTCTGAGGACTACATATTTATGCAGTTGAACTcatttcccctcttttttctgTTACTGGTGACTGCTCCTGTTCTGGCGCCTGTGAGTCCTTGTTCATTGTCTGGAACTAACACCTAAAGGCAACAGGCTTACAAAATCACCATGGACAGAAAGGGCAATGGCATGTGTGTGAGATAGTGAACAAGAATGAATAactttgttgtaaaaaaaaaaaaaagccactatTAGCCACTGAAAGTAGatctttttcagcattttgagTGATTTCTCTTGCCTCTTTCTTGCTTGGTTTCTTGTTGTACGTAAGTCTGAGACCATAAATTTGAAGCGCTTGAAGCCAAAAAAAGGAGATTTAAACAGCTAAGTGATATGTGCCAACAACTGAAGAGATGATTGGGTATGTCTGCCAAATGCAGACCAGGTGAACGTGCATgtataatatttttgttttcataaattgaaatgtctttattttgcCCAGTGTGTTTTGCTCTTCCATCCCTGTTTGGTAACTTgtgcaactgttttttttttcgacattttAAGATGAGTttagaaagagagggggagagaagagagtgtGAAGAGAGGTGCTAGAAATAACCTATGAATCTGAATTTTATGCACGCAACGCAACACTGGctccttttttaatttttatcttcTGTGTGATGGCTGCCCGTTTAGCTCTCAGAATGACAAGACCACGAAGTCagaaatatttcagcttttatcAGAAAGGTGCCAATGTTCAACTGGTTTTTCAGGAGTCTCATAACAACAGGGGGAGTCACGCTCAGCCTTTATCTCCTGAGCACAGTCAGGCATCATACAAATGATTAGtttgtccttttttaaaatcaacttaactgatttttttgcttttccaaCCATCTCTCTGTTGCTTCCTCTAATTGGGTTTCATGACATAAAGCAAATCTGTCATGTTACTATCAGACAAACTTGATGCAGTCGTAGCAcacttcattctttttttttttcaccaagacaaaaaaaaagatacattGCTACTTTCTGCTCTTTCAGTTTTAACtatgtttcactgttttttaatttgtctgtgTTGCAGGCGTTTTATGCTAAATGACACCCTCTTTGGTGAGCTGGTCGAGGCGTCCCGTGACCTGCCTGGGAACAGATGGTCGGTGGGCGGCAATGCTCCGGTAATGGCTGGTCGCATGGCAACTGAGGGATGTGATGTGTTGCTAGGGGGAAGTTTCAGCCCCGATTTTACTGATGTCCTGTCCCAGCAcatcacaggtacacacacaaacgcaagCTGGTAAACCCTTTTTACCTTCCAGGATATATCAGTCTCGTCATATTTACTTCCCACAATCATTTTCGTGCATCTCTGAATTCtcctctgactttctttttGCGCCGCCTCCTATTATTATTGGTATTTTTCCCACTTCCTTTGCCCTCTCTACTGTCTACTTCTCATTTCTGTCATCTCTACCTCATCTACCCCTGTCTTTGCAGTGGTAGGTAACGTTGTAGAAGAACCGGACATTCATCTGATCCTAGAGTATCCATCTGGAGCAAGCTGGGGGCGCTATACATCACGTAGAGCCAACAGGTATGTTGGGCATTTGGTCACTATTTGGGGATCTGTAGGGATCATAGAATGTAAACAGCGTATACAGCTGTGcttatatttgacatttttaaggAGTTGGATTCAGTGAAGTAAAAGGctaagtggtgtgtgtgtgtgtgtgtgtgtgcgtgtgtgtgtgtgtaaatgtatgacTCTATAGGTATTTGAAGCTGACTGTGTTTGGCCTTTCTTGTGTTTGCACGCTGTAGATATATTATCCACAGTGACGACCACAACCCCTACCTGTCCTCTATGGAGGAGTTTGCTGAGAAAGTCAAAGACTTCAAACCAGATCTGCTGGTGGTAGGTGGGCTGCAGATGATGGACAACTTCCCCTTCCAGCCAGGTAAGAGGAGACCCTTGACAaggttttatttattgctgATGTGGAAAAGGTAATGTTAGAGTCTGCTGCTTTGTGTCGCACAAGTGAAATGGGATAGCACTGAGCATTCAGAGGTTTTCAGTTAACCTTGCATGAGTTTGCTGAGAAGATCTGAAGGCATACGTTGATGTAAGATAACCTTTGGTACAGTTATTAGTGGTGACTTTGTCTTAAATGGATTCATGTTCTGAGTTACACTTAATGGTCTTGTCATTTGTGAATTGTGAGTTTGATGCAGATAAGAGAAAGAGTTTGACTGACATCAGCATCATTACCTTTGAAATCACCTACATAGTACATCTGTGCTGATATtaatactgtatttatttaggCCATAATTATACTCAAACTCCATTGTATCTTCATAATTAAGGTTAAAAAGTGCTAATTGGcttgattttgtattttaagaAGTGGTGATGACTGTTTAAGAGGACACAAgctgaaagaaaggaaaaaagaaaaggggaggTTGACAGTCAGTATCACACTGACTTCCCACTCTGCACCTGATTGTTTGCAAATGAGCTTTGTCTTATTTGATCTGACATCTCCTTTCTCTGTGGTTCCTCACTTCTCAACCACCCTCCTTCCTTTACCTTTTGTTTGACTACCTGTCCTGTTCCTTGGCACCCTTCCCTCCCTGATATCtatctcctctgctctgtttttcaaaTCTCCGCTCCATACTCACTTCCACGTTACTGCACTATGTCCTCCTTGTTTCCTTCACTCCCTTTTGTCTGAATTTCTTCTCTACTCCTCTGCCTGTTCCTTTCATCCTTCCAGGTGAGAGGGACGCTCTCCTCTCCCGCCTGGCCGACCTGCTTTCCTCCTCGTCTCCTCAGATTGGCACCCATTTTGAGATGGCCAGTTTTGTAGAAGAAAGTATAATGGAAGACCTGCTTCACTATGTCATTCCCAACGTATGTATGACTGAAGAATTCAATTAATCATCACATGAATTCACACATACTACTCACAATGCAAAGATACTGGCGTGATTATACAGAGGTGAAAAAGAGCAGTCGATACCAGAAAGTTTGAAACTAGATTTGCTTATTTAAACTTGCTGAATACATTTGAATATAAAACAGTCATGACTCAACAGAAACTATATTTGCCTTACTGTATttgcaaaggttttttttttaaacatctgttttATATTTAGTTTCTTGCTGAAAATTGAttcctcctttttctcacaTATACTAAACAAAAGGAAGATAACAAAACAATTGTATATggacattttttattgttttaacagTTCAGTTCTTGATTACTGAGTTTCATAATTTTGGCCCATATTCAGAACTCTTAATTTCTAATTgaagatgtgttttctttttcttgtttatttttcagaatgtATGTTCACAAGCCACATATTCTCAGTAAAGGAATATTTATCACCTAGTGGAACAGCATGAACAGcatggcttgtgtgtgtgattttgtttttttttccctccaagaGCCACAGTACAGTGAAGTCTGAGTCCTTAGTTTGATCActcatcctgctgctgtttttccagGCGGACTCTTTGGGTATGAATGAACAGGAGCTTCCCAACCTGCTCAGCCTGCTTAAAGGCTCCAACATCACAGTGCTGTCAGACCCAAACCCTCGTGTGGCTACTGTCCTCGACCAGATGAGGGAGGTCTATCGCATTCTGAACCAGCGCTACAAGGACGCAAGGGATGCCAGTGCAGAAAGTGACACAAATGGTGCTGACGTTACGCATAAGCCGCTGACCCGGCTTCACGTCCACACACTGGCCTTTCAGGCCATGATAGTGACCCGAGGCTCTCAGTGGAAGAACACCATGTCTGCCACAGCCAAGGCCTCTCTCACAGCTAACCGCCATGTCTGTGGATCTAATGATATTGACCCCAGCAAGGCCAGGCTCATCATGGATGACTCATTCTCTGTTAGCCGGCGGGAGGGCAGCCAGCGTATCCCTCTGCAGGAGACCAGGCCCGTCAGCTGCTGGGATGAGGAGGATTATGAGATCTGTGTGGCACCTGTGCTGGTGTGCACTGAGGTTTATCAGACTGCAGGGGGAGGGGACAACATCTCAGCTGCTGGCCTTGTGCTGCAGATCTAGACAAGGACACAAAATGATAAACTAGACATTGGCAGCAGTGTAACTCTGGAAACTTGATCTAGCTGTGATGCAAAACAGCTGTTGTGGCGAACACAGGTACTGATTGTGAAAGGTATCAGGCTAATGCTATCACACTTGCAGCTCATGGTCTAAGCGGACCATAAGGAAAACAGATTGTTATCATTCATAGGAGTCAGATGATGGGGTACAGTGGTTATTAATCAGGTTAAAGCaccatattttaaatatatggGCTCAGTTTGATTTTTGAaggggaaacagaaaaaaaaatatcaactcAAAAATTGCAATCTATGTAATGTTctgattggtgtgtgtgtgtgtgtgtgtgtacattggATTGTGACTTATACATATAATATGTATTTCTTGTGTCTTTGCCTGAGTGCAAAGCCCTCAGGTATCcagtttatttgatttttagaACCAAATCTTTGAGCAAACACTGCCCTGTCACTGTTtaatcacacactcacatctctGCTATGTCATTGTAGCCCATCATCTGATTCTAGTGATTTTAATAACCTGTCCTCCTCTACTTCTCTAAGGCCTTACAAGATGTGGCCTTCAGTCAGGATGAGATAAAGAGGGATGAAGTTTGGATAAAGTCATAAAGACACTTGGTTGTTTTTTATAAAGCCACACTGTGCAGCTTGTGGCACGGTATTTCTGAATTGTGTATCAAGAGTGCATCAGACAGTAGGACTGCTGTGTTCACAGGGCAGACGACTGCAGGGCTGCACAACTGAGCTGCTCTAAGATAAGCtctctttgtttcatttaaacCTGTGGCTCTACTATGCAGCAGAGAGAATTTCTGAAATAGCTGAATCTTTGATTTCTTGGCAGCACGATTATTAGGTGTTTCCACCTACTTCAAATCTACACGTCCAACCACTAAACTAGCCCTTTGACTTCACCTGCCTTACAGCAAATGCAGTGTCAGAAGAGACAGCCTAAGTCTGAAAAGTTAGCAACCTGACAGTTTTAAAAGTCACACCTGAACCATTTTAATGAGAAGGCTCTGTCCTGCCTCTTCCCTCTCTTGTCTCATTCTCAAAGGCAAATAAAGTTTGGAAATACAAAGCTGGTGAGGTGATCACCTCCTGTTCTTCCCGATAtatgtgaaaaatgtgcataCTGGTTTGGtgagtttgatttgttttgggaTTGTCATTCCTATGTGTGTCAGTTGCAGTGcaataatacaaaaaaacataatgttaaGAGACCACTGTTGGTAGCTGGATAtgatgtcaaaaatttcttCTCTacctctgtgctgtctctgtttcaCCCTCCCTATTTGCCCCCTCTTTTTATCGTCGTCTCTATCCCATGTTTCTTTGTCATGCTTTTCTAGTATCTGTCATATTTCTTCCTTGATTCTTCCCCActccttgtgtttgtttatggcTCTTTAAGGACCAAAAAAACAGTGTATTGAACCAGACAACAATGCTGTGAGGGGGAAGTTATTAACAGCCAGTTCTCACTTTCTCATATGGCTGTAAACAGTGGAACAATCTCATCACTTCTTTCAGATTTCTAGCGAAGAAAGAAGGGGTTAGCAACATGAACATAGCAACATGAAGCCATAGTGCTACTCACCAGGAAACCCCTTTATCTGTGGAGTAGTGGACcacactgaaaatatattttccataTTTAGTCTTCATCACACTCAATGTGTAGTTATAGGAAAGATCCAACATGATGTGTTGGTGCTTTACTGGTAGACAGGTCCATTTCCCCTGACACTACATACACTCACTCTTGAGTCAAAGCcactaatttctttttcttaaaataatagTTGTTAAGATAATCTGTTAGTCAAAGAAGGCCCTTCTCTCTAAATGATCATCATCACACTCCCATTTCAGCCTTTTTAGGATCGGAatcactttttcttttgagaCTGCATTGACAGAAGCTGCTGGGCTTACATGGGAATGATGCcaactttattatttttctcactttgtACAAATCAAACATTCCATCACAGACCCAGCTTCACTTATTTCCTCCATTCAGATCAAAATATGTTTCACAAGTACACC contains:
- the ctsba gene encoding cathepsin B, which encodes MWRAALLLLAASLSVSLARPYLQPLSDEMVNYINKINTTWKAGHNFHNVDYSYVRSLCGTMLKGPKLPIMVQYAGDMKLPKEFDSRLQWPNCPTLKEIRDQGSCGSCWAFGAAEAISDRVCIHSNGKVSVEISSEDLLTCCDSCGMGCNGGYPSSAWDFWTKEGLVSGGLYNSHIGCRPYTIAPCEHHVNGSRPPCTGEGGDTPQCIYKCEPGYTPSYREDKHYGKTSYTVEANMEQIQYEIYKNGPVEGAFSVYEDFVLYKSGVYKHEYGSLVGGHAIKILGWGEEDGVPYWLCANSWNTDWGDNGYFKILRGEDHCGIESEIVAGIPK
- the adpgk2 gene encoding ADP-dependent glucokinase translates to MEGGSRVSWMKYGPVVSLFVVLLAIWFRSPQNEVLDDRLDTVLSSLLRAERKVGVNNAARPKVAVGFGGCVDLIVDGVSLLNKISLPPTDQPLHHEYLENTEQLAQSFAYFFAPGAAAERFMLNDTLFGELVEASRDLPGNRWSVGGNAPVMAGRMATEGCDVLLGGSFSPDFTDVLSQHITVVGNVVEEPDIHLILEYPSGASWGRYTSRRANRYIIHSDDHNPYLSSMEEFAEKVKDFKPDLLVVGGLQMMDNFPFQPGERDALLSRLADLLSSSSPQIGTHFEMASFVEESIMEDLLHYVIPNADSLGMNEQELPNLLSLLKGSNITVLSDPNPRVATVLDQMREVYRILNQRYKDARDASAESDTNGADVTHKPLTRLHVHTLAFQAMIVTRGSQWKNTMSATAKASLTANRHVCGSNDIDPSKARLIMDDSFSVSRREGSQRIPLQETRPVSCWDEEDYEICVAPVLVCTEVYQTAGGGDNISAAGLVLQI